A window of the Dongshaea marina genome harbors these coding sequences:
- the malZ gene encoding maltodextrin glucosidase yields the protein MSALYINPIFCSPSNHKYDTVDYYQVDPLLGGNAQLESLSKSIHGRGMKLILDAVVNHTSDEHPWFNHFGEEGAFGNPDSPYRDFYSFDSNNNYVAWKGMQHLPKLNYANEELCDVIYRGDKAVLRHWLRPPFSIDGWRLDVIHMLGEKGSAENNAHHVKEIRQSVKQEKPDAYLLGEHFFEATPWLQGEQEDGAMNYFGFAHPLRAFFTGKDLNGDPIELDAGKLSTWLLEARNRIPFANQLAQFNLLDSHDTARFFTLLGEDLALMKAAVSMLFTYIGVPCIYYGDEVGMTGGEDPDCRRCFPWASSDWNHLLHEHYRRMSRLRRIHPALRRGDLLTLYAGHHSYVYARVLESDQVITAINRHATKARTMILPLWHCLRPFDRFTDVESGEKFEVVNGELQLTIPARSSLVLVAS from the coding sequence GTGAGCGCACTCTATATCAACCCGATCTTCTGCTCTCCGAGCAATCACAAGTACGATACGGTTGACTATTACCAGGTAGACCCCTTGTTGGGGGGGAATGCTCAGCTGGAGTCATTGAGTAAGAGTATCCATGGCCGTGGGATGAAGCTTATTCTGGATGCCGTAGTCAACCATACTTCGGATGAGCACCCCTGGTTTAACCATTTTGGTGAGGAGGGAGCGTTTGGCAATCCGGACTCCCCCTACCGGGATTTTTACAGCTTCGATAGCAATAATAACTATGTTGCCTGGAAGGGGATGCAGCATCTCCCTAAGCTGAACTATGCCAATGAGGAGTTGTGTGATGTCATCTACCGTGGCGACAAGGCGGTGCTGCGTCACTGGCTACGTCCACCATTCTCTATTGATGGCTGGCGACTGGATGTGATCCACATGCTGGGGGAGAAGGGCTCCGCCGAGAATAATGCCCATCATGTCAAAGAGATCCGCCAAAGCGTCAAGCAGGAGAAGCCAGATGCTTACCTGCTTGGGGAGCACTTCTTTGAGGCTACTCCCTGGCTCCAGGGAGAGCAGGAGGATGGGGCGATGAATTACTTCGGCTTTGCCCACCCACTGCGTGCTTTTTTTACCGGTAAAGATCTCAATGGTGATCCGATTGAGCTGGATGCGGGCAAGCTTTCGACCTGGCTGCTGGAGGCAAGAAATCGCATCCCCTTTGCCAATCAGCTGGCCCAGTTTAACCTGTTGGATAGCCATGATACGGCCCGTTTCTTCACCCTGCTGGGAGAAGATCTGGCACTGATGAAGGCCGCGGTGAGTATGCTGTTCACCTATATTGGTGTGCCTTGTATCTATTATGGGGATGAAGTTGGGATGACGGGAGGGGAAGATCCCGATTGTCGCCGCTGCTTCCCCTGGGCCAGCTCTGACTGGAATCACCTGTTGCATGAGCATTACCGTAGAATGAGCCGGCTACGTCGAATTCATCCGGCTTTGCGGCGAGGCGACCTCCTGACCCTGTATGCCGGGCATCATAGCTATGTGTATGCCAGGGTGTTGGAGAGCGATCAGGTGATCACGGCGATTAATCGACACGCAACCAAGGCCAGGACTATGATTCTGCCGCTGTGGCACTGCCTCAGGCCCTTCGATCGCTTTACGGATGTTGAGAGTGGCGAAAAGTTTGAGGTGGTCAATGGAGAACTACAGCTCACCATCCCGGCTCGCTCCTCTCTGGTGCTGGTTGCCAGCTAG
- a CDS encoding HDOD domain-containing protein: protein MDVLQVFQKIKELPVIPKLMHELMDSFNDENSDIGKIAEKIAMDQVISAKVLRMANSAAYRRGKEVASVEQAVIRIGFARLRSLVVAASLSGGFKISSDFNIQKFWTDTFQVATIARTLAAQSSAVQIEPETAFTCALLHDIGELLIQSALPEEAGLISISMEQGASRVEAQRELLGFDYSQVGAELARQWSLSQTFIDAIAKQLNPLQHEEVSSEAVLIRLSVFVSFAWDAGVPAELIVKRFPKPLAEHLGVDPETLAPQLEELHQQGNALAEMLTS, encoded by the coding sequence ATGGATGTCCTGCAAGTTTTTCAGAAAATCAAAGAGCTACCCGTCATTCCTAAGCTGATGCATGAGTTAATGGACAGCTTTAATGACGAGAATAGTGATATCGGAAAAATTGCTGAAAAAATCGCTATGGATCAGGTGATCAGTGCCAAAGTACTTCGTATGGCCAACTCGGCAGCCTATCGCCGTGGCAAAGAGGTTGCTTCAGTCGAGCAGGCGGTGATCCGGATCGGATTTGCCCGCTTACGCTCCCTGGTTGTCGCTGCGAGCCTGTCGGGTGGCTTTAAGATAAGCTCAGATTTTAATATTCAGAAATTCTGGACAGATACTTTTCAGGTCGCAACCATAGCCCGGACTCTGGCCGCTCAGAGCAGTGCTGTGCAGATTGAGCCGGAAACCGCTTTTACCTGCGCCCTGCTGCATGATATCGGAGAGCTGTTGATTCAATCTGCTCTCCCCGAAGAGGCGGGTCTGATCTCTATCAGCATGGAGCAGGGGGCCAGCAGAGTTGAGGCCCAAAGAGAGCTGCTTGGATTTGACTACAGCCAGGTCGGAGCCGAACTGGCGCGGCAATGGAGCCTGTCTCAAACCTTCATTGACGCGATTGCGAAGCAGTTGAATCCACTCCAGCACGAAGAGGTGAGCTCAGAGGCTGTCTTAATCCGGCTCTCTGTATTTGTCTCTTTTGCCTGGGATGCCGGCGTTCCGGCTGAGCTTATCGTGAAACGCTTTCCTAAACCACTGGCCGAACACCTGGGTGTCGATCCTGAAACATTGGCACCACAGTTAGAAGAGCTGCATCAGCAGGGCAATGCACTTGCCGAGATGCTGACAAGCTAG